From Nitratidesulfovibrio vulgaris str. Hildenborough, a single genomic window includes:
- a CDS encoding cytochrome c family protein: MTVFRNVVLSTFFLVFSCAYADAARYVGTAACKDCHEGEYERFVKHSKKAGSWHSVERMASKLTAEELAGCYACHTTGYGKGGFVNHEATPHLADVGCESCHGPGGDHVANGDAASIGKPDMKTCEGCHDASRVRSFGYKPLLHSGAH; encoded by the coding sequence ATGACTGTTTTCCGAAACGTTGTCTTGAGCACGTTTTTCTTGGTCTTTTCATGTGCGTATGCCGATGCCGCCCGCTATGTGGGCACGGCAGCGTGCAAGGACTGCCATGAAGGCGAGTACGAGCGTTTCGTCAAGCATTCCAAGAAGGCCGGTTCGTGGCACAGTGTGGAACGCATGGCCTCCAAGCTGACGGCGGAGGAACTTGCCGGGTGTTATGCCTGCCATACGACAGGCTACGGCAAGGGCGGTTTCGTCAACCATGAGGCCACGCCGCACCTTGCCGATGTGGGATGTGAGTCCTGTCATGGGCCGGGGGGCGACCACGTGGCAAACGGCGATGCCGCATCCATCGGCAAGCCCGACATGAAGACCTGCGAAGGGTGCCATGATGCAAGCCGCGTCCGGTCGTTCGGCTACAAGCCCCTGTTGCATAGCGGGGCGCATTGA
- the lepA gene encoding translation elongation factor 4 codes for MPRQEHIRNFSIIAHIDHGKSTLADRILEVTGLVSDREKRDQYLDRMDLERERGITIKAQTVRIPFTSKTGRKYILNLIDTPGHVDFNYEVSRSLAACDGALLVVDASQGVEAQTLANVYLALDHDHDIIPVLNKIDLPSSDVDRVKAEIEESIGLDCTDAIAVSAKTGMNVDKVLEAIVERLPAPEGNLNAPLKALIFDSWYDSYQGVVVLFRVMDGVLRKGDRVRMFATEKSYEVIRLGVFSPDIVDVAELGAGEVGFLCANIKELGDAKVGDTITHTDRPASEPVPGFKEVQPMVFCGLYPTDAAEYEPLKASLEKLQLNDAAFSYEPETSQALGFGFRCGFLGLLHMEIIQERLEREFQVDLIATAPSVIYKVETVDGKTQDIDNPSKLPDPTRITSLYEPYVRMDIHVPNEFVGNVLKLCEEKRGIQKNMGYIAANRVVITYELPFAEIVFDFFDRLKSGTKGYASMDYEPVDYRESSLVRLDILINGEAVDALAVIVHRDKAYHYGRALALKLKRTIPRQLFEVAIQAAIGQKVIARETISAMRKNVTAKCYGGDITRKRKLLEKQKEGKRRMKRMGNVELPQEAFLAALQVGDE; via the coding sequence ATGCCCAGGCAGGAACACATCCGCAATTTCAGTATCATCGCGCACATCGACCACGGCAAGTCCACACTTGCCGACCGTATCCTCGAAGTCACCGGTCTCGTCAGCGACCGTGAGAAGCGCGATCAGTACCTCGACCGTATGGACCTTGAACGTGAGCGCGGCATCACCATCAAGGCCCAGACAGTGCGCATTCCGTTCACTTCGAAGACGGGGCGCAAGTACATCCTCAATCTCATCGACACGCCCGGTCACGTCGACTTCAACTATGAAGTGTCGCGTTCCCTTGCTGCATGCGACGGTGCGTTGCTCGTCGTCGACGCGTCGCAGGGCGTAGAGGCCCAGACGCTGGCGAACGTCTACCTCGCCCTCGACCACGACCACGACATCATCCCCGTGCTCAACAAGATAGACCTGCCCAGTTCCGATGTGGACAGGGTGAAGGCCGAAATCGAGGAGAGCATAGGCCTCGACTGCACCGATGCCATCGCCGTCAGCGCCAAGACGGGCATGAACGTCGACAAGGTGCTGGAAGCCATCGTCGAGCGCCTTCCCGCGCCGGAGGGCAACCTCAATGCGCCGCTCAAGGCTCTCATCTTCGACTCGTGGTATGACTCGTATCAGGGCGTTGTGGTGCTCTTCCGCGTCATGGACGGTGTGCTGCGCAAGGGCGACCGCGTTCGCATGTTCGCCACCGAGAAGAGTTACGAGGTGATTCGCCTCGGCGTGTTCTCGCCTGACATCGTCGACGTGGCCGAACTCGGCGCGGGCGAGGTGGGCTTTCTGTGCGCCAACATCAAGGAACTGGGCGACGCGAAGGTGGGTGACACCATCACCCACACCGACAGGCCCGCTTCGGAGCCTGTGCCGGGCTTCAAAGAGGTACAGCCCATGGTCTTCTGCGGCCTGTACCCCACCGATGCCGCAGAGTATGAGCCGCTGAAGGCCTCGCTGGAGAAGCTGCAACTCAACGACGCCGCCTTCTCCTATGAGCCGGAGACGTCGCAGGCCCTCGGCTTCGGCTTCCGGTGCGGCTTCCTCGGTCTCTTGCACATGGAGATCATTCAGGAGCGGCTCGAGCGCGAGTTCCAGGTCGACCTCATCGCCACCGCCCCCTCGGTCATCTACAAGGTCGAGACCGTGGACGGCAAGACGCAGGATATCGACAACCCCTCCAAGCTGCCCGACCCCACGCGCATCACGTCGCTCTACGAGCCGTATGTCCGCATGGACATCCACGTACCCAACGAGTTCGTGGGCAACGTGCTCAAGCTGTGCGAAGAGAAGCGCGGCATCCAGAAGAACATGGGCTACATCGCGGCCAACCGCGTGGTGATAACCTATGAGTTGCCGTTCGCCGAGATCGTGTTCGACTTCTTCGACAGGCTGAAGTCGGGCACCAAGGGCTATGCCTCGATGGACTACGAGCCCGTCGACTACCGCGAGTCCAGTCTCGTCCGTCTCGACATCCTCATCAACGGAGAGGCGGTGGACGCCCTCGCGGTCATCGTGCACCGCGACAAGGCGTATCACTATGGCCGTGCGCTGGCCCTCAAGCTGAAACGCACCATCCCCCGTCAGCTTTTCGAGGTGGCCATCCAGGCGGCCATCGGGCAGAAGGTCATCGCCCGCGAGACCATCTCCGCCATGCGCAAGAACGTGACCGCCAAGTGCTACGGCGGCGACATCACGCGTAAGCGCAAGCTGCTCGAAAAGCAGAAGGAAGGGAAGCGCCGCATGAAGCGCATGGGTAACGTCGAACTGCCGCAGGAGGCATTCCTCGCGGCGTTGCAGGTGGGCGACGAATAA
- the lepB gene encoding signal peptidase I codes for MAQKNLLLEYIEALLVAFVLAMFIRTFVVQAYKIPSGSMLETLQIGDHLLVNKFLYGVKIPFTHEYMIKGKDPKRGDIIVFEYPNNPSIDYIKRIVGVPGDVIEVRDKQLYRNGEKVEESYIRHSEGDVVQPGVRDNYGPVTVPEGKYFAMGDNRDDSQDSRFWGFVDRTAIHGRAWIIYWSWEGLGNVRWERVGNVLH; via the coding sequence ATGGCTCAGAAGAATCTGCTGCTGGAATACATCGAAGCGTTGCTTGTCGCCTTCGTCCTCGCCATGTTCATCCGTACCTTCGTGGTACAGGCGTACAAGATACCTTCGGGTTCCATGCTTGAGACGCTCCAGATAGGCGACCATCTGCTGGTGAACAAGTTCCTGTACGGCGTGAAGATACCCTTCACCCACGAGTACATGATCAAGGGCAAGGACCCCAAGCGCGGCGACATCATCGTCTTCGAATATCCCAACAATCCGTCCATCGACTACATCAAACGTATCGTGGGCGTTCCCGGCGATGTCATCGAGGTGCGCGACAAGCAGTTGTACCGCAACGGCGAGAAGGTCGAGGAGTCGTACATCCGTCACTCCGAAGGCGATGTGGTGCAGCCGGGCGTACGCGACAACTACGGCCCGGTGACGGTGCCCGAGGGCAAGTACTTCGCCATGGGCGACAACCGCGACGATTCGCAGGACTCGCGCTTCTGGGGATTCGTCGACCGTACCGCCATCCACGGCAGGGCATGGATCATCTACTGGTCGTGGGAAGGTCTCGGCAACGTGCGCTGGGAGCGTGTCGGCAACGTGCTGCACTAG
- a CDS encoding TRAP transporter large permease: protein MTILLFGLFAVMMFIGVPLATAMGLSATVAIAAAKLGLLSVPISVYTGVAKYPLLAIPMFIFAGMVFERSGVALRLVNFTVALVGPLRGGLAIASIMVCMVLGGISGSGPADAAAVAMVMIPGMAAAGYPKAFSAGLIAAAGSTAILIPPSIAFILYSVLVPQASVPALFAAGLIPGFLAGIALIIPAWALSVRHGFGLVGDDASCGSILIAFKEAIWGLLAPVIILGGIRSGYFTPTEAAVAAVFYGLFVGFFVYRTLTLRGIYELLVESAEVSAVVMMIIALSSVFAWAGSTLGAFEAMGNALIGISTSETMTLLAVVLVLIIAGMFLDGVSILFIFIPILLPVMTHFGWNAVWFGVIMTMCLAIGQFTPPLALNLMVTTRIADIGIEETVPWVLWFVLAMTIAMLLVVFVPQLATLVPGHLGYL, encoded by the coding sequence ATGACCATCCTCCTTTTCGGACTGTTCGCAGTCATGATGTTCATCGGCGTGCCTCTGGCCACGGCCATGGGTCTATCCGCCACGGTGGCCATCGCCGCAGCCAAGCTCGGCCTGCTGTCCGTGCCCATCAGCGTATACACGGGCGTGGCCAAGTATCCCCTGCTGGCCATTCCGATGTTCATCTTCGCTGGCATGGTGTTCGAGCGATCCGGCGTGGCCCTGCGGCTCGTCAATTTCACCGTCGCTCTCGTGGGTCCGCTGCGCGGGGGTCTGGCCATCGCGTCCATCATGGTCTGCATGGTTCTGGGCGGCATTTCCGGCTCCGGACCCGCCGACGCTGCGGCCGTGGCCATGGTCATGATACCGGGGATGGCGGCCGCGGGATACCCCAAGGCATTCTCCGCTGGCCTCATCGCCGCCGCGGGGTCGACGGCCATCCTCATCCCGCCGTCAATCGCCTTCATCCTCTACAGCGTGCTCGTGCCGCAGGCGTCCGTACCGGCCCTGTTCGCGGCGGGCCTCATCCCGGGCTTTCTGGCGGGCATAGCTCTCATCATCCCGGCGTGGGCCCTGTCCGTGCGGCACGGCTTCGGCCTCGTTGGCGACGACGCGTCCTGCGGAAGCATCCTCATCGCCTTCAAGGAAGCCATCTGGGGGCTTCTCGCGCCAGTCATCATCCTCGGCGGCATCCGGTCCGGCTACTTCACGCCGACCGAGGCCGCCGTGGCCGCCGTGTTCTACGGGCTGTTCGTGGGCTTCTTCGTGTACCGCACGCTGACCCTGCGTGGCATCTACGAACTGCTTGTGGAGTCGGCAGAAGTTTCGGCCGTGGTGATGATGATCATCGCGCTGTCCTCGGTCTTCGCGTGGGCAGGCAGCACGCTGGGCGCCTTCGAGGCCATGGGCAATGCGCTCATCGGCATCTCGACCAGCGAGACGATGACGCTTCTGGCCGTGGTTCTGGTGCTGATCATCGCCGGAATGTTCCTTGACGGCGTGTCCATCCTGTTCATCTTCATACCGATTCTGCTGCCGGTGATGACCCATTTCGGCTGGAACGCCGTGTGGTTCGGCGTGATCATGACCATGTGTCTGGCCATTGGCCAGTTCACGCCGCCCCTGGCGCTGAATCTCATGGTCACGACCCGCATCGCGGACATCGGCATAGAGGAGACCGTGCCATGGGTGCTCTGGTTCGTGCTTGCCATGACCATCGCCATGTTGCTGGTGGTTTTCGTGCCGCAGTTGGCCACCCTGGTTCCCGGTCATCTAGGATATCTCTGA
- a CDS encoding TRAP transporter small permease, with amino-acid sequence MEPTKKQPARIERALAALVMAALTLITGANVVMRYCTNVSFAMTEEVSVFLLMVLTLVGAVSAFAEGRHVRITLFVNSLPDTGRKVCNALAWMCNVAMFGMLTWLAALVAWDDYSFEVTSPALGVPQWWYSGWLPLAAAVIVLRLVLMLFQRRGKA; translated from the coding sequence ATGGAACCCACCAAGAAACAGCCCGCCCGCATCGAGCGTGCGCTGGCCGCGCTGGTCATGGCCGCGCTGACGCTCATCACGGGTGCCAACGTCGTCATGCGCTACTGCACCAACGTCTCATTCGCCATGACCGAAGAGGTCTCGGTCTTTCTGCTCATGGTCCTGACTCTGGTCGGTGCCGTGTCCGCCTTTGCCGAAGGCCGCCACGTGCGCATCACGCTGTTCGTGAACTCCCTTCCCGACACAGGCCGCAAGGTCTGCAACGCTCTGGCATGGATGTGCAACGTCGCCATGTTCGGCATGCTGACGTGGCTCGCGGCCCTGGTCGCCTGGGACGACTACTCCTTCGAAGTGACATCTCCGGCCCTCGGCGTGCCGCAATGGTGGTACAGCGGCTGGCTTCCGCTGGCCGCCGCCGTCATCGTGCTGCGCCTTGTCCTGATGCTTTTCCAGCGCAGGGGCAAGGCATGA
- a CDS encoding DctP family TRAP transporter solute-binding subunit, with protein MQINDSIIGELRMKRFVVLLALCLVFTSLTVNAAEYKPEYRLSTVLGPAFPWGRAAERWANLVRENTEGRINIKVYPGTSLVGGDQTKEFTAIRQGVIDMAVGSSINWSPQVKQLNLFSLPFLMPDEKAFDALTTGPVAADIFAILDKQGVVPLAIGENGFRELSNSKVNVTSPADLKGLKIRVVGSPIFIDGFTALGANPTQMSWADAQPALATKAVDGQENPLSVFNAAKLHTVEQKYLTLWGYMADPLFYVVSKKVWEEWSEADRAIVAEAAKQTAAENLIDARKGITPEDDSLLKEIEKNGVTVTRLTDEQRKPFQKATRPVFDKWAEVVGKDLVKKAEDAIAASR; from the coding sequence TTGCAAATCAACGACAGCATCATAGGGGAATTGCGCATGAAGAGATTCGTTGTCCTGCTCGCGTTGTGTCTGGTGTTCACCTCGCTCACGGTGAACGCTGCTGAGTACAAACCGGAATATCGCCTTTCCACGGTTCTCGGACCAGCCTTTCCGTGGGGCCGCGCGGCCGAGCGCTGGGCCAATCTGGTCCGCGAAAATACCGAAGGCCGGATCAACATCAAGGTATATCCCGGCACAAGTCTTGTCGGCGGCGACCAGACCAAGGAGTTCACCGCCATCCGCCAGGGAGTGATAGACATGGCCGTTGGCTCGTCCATCAACTGGTCGCCTCAGGTCAAGCAGCTCAACCTGTTCTCCCTGCCCTTCCTCATGCCCGACGAGAAGGCCTTTGACGCCCTGACCACAGGCCCCGTGGCCGCTGACATCTTCGCCATCCTCGACAAGCAGGGAGTGGTACCGCTGGCCATTGGCGAAAACGGCTTCCGCGAACTTTCCAACTCCAAGGTGAACGTCACGTCCCCGGCTGACCTGAAGGGTCTCAAGATCCGCGTTGTCGGCTCTCCCATCTTCATCGACGGTTTCACCGCACTGGGCGCCAACCCGACCCAGATGAGCTGGGCCGACGCACAACCGGCCCTGGCTACCAAGGCCGTCGACGGTCAGGAGAACCCCCTGTCCGTGTTCAATGCCGCCAAGCTGCACACCGTCGAGCAGAAGTACCTGACCCTTTGGGGCTACATGGCCGACCCGCTGTTCTATGTGGTCAGCAAGAAGGTATGGGAAGAATGGAGCGAGGCCGACCGGGCCATCGTGGCTGAAGCGGCCAAGCAAACGGCTGCCGAGAACCTGATCGACGCGCGCAAGGGCATCACCCCTGAGGACGACTCCCTGCTCAAGGAGATTGAAAAGAACGGCGTGACCGTCACCCGCCTTACGGACGAGCAGCGCAAGCCGTTTCAGAAAGCCACCCGCCCCGTCTTCGACAAATGGGCGGAAGTGGTCGGAAAAGATCTGGTGAAGAAGGCCGAGGACGCCATCGCCGCATCCCGTTAG